One genomic segment of Rivularia sp. PCC 7116 includes these proteins:
- a CDS encoding GNAT family N-acetyltransferase — MNIRKAQLTDIETLFDIRTRVIENYQSREEIAQLGITPETVAEMLQTDCRAWVAEIESKPIAFSIANATEKTILGIFVLPSLERRGAGRALMQEAEEWLFSQDITEIWLLTGNNPKLRAYGFYLYLGWTPVGVVTNGEMEGEMKFVKTRK; from the coding sequence ATGAATATTAGAAAAGCGCAACTTACAGACATTGAAACCTTGTTTGATATTAGAACTAGGGTGATTGAAAATTATCAGTCTCGTGAAGAAATTGCACAATTAGGTATTACTCCGGAAACAGTTGCTGAGATGTTGCAAACTGATTGTCGTGCCTGGGTTGCTGAAATTGAGAGTAAACCGATTGCTTTTTCTATAGCTAATGCAACAGAAAAAACAATTTTAGGTATATTTGTTCTTCCATCTCTTGAAAGACGTGGTGCTGGTCGTGCTTTAATGCAAGAAGCAGAGGAATGGTTATTCTCACAAGATATTACAGAAATATGGTTGTTAACGGGAAATAATCCAAAATTGAGAGCTTATGGTTTTTATCTTTATTTAGGATGGACTCCTGTAGGGGTTGTGACTAATGGAGAGATGGAAGGGGAAATGAAATTTGTCAAGACAAGAAAGTAG
- a CDS encoding agmatinase family protein, producing MNNPIQNYNPSDVGQINGNIFGLPFDYTTANLIIIPVPWEVTVSYGAGTANAPQRILDASPQLDLFDFDNPDGWKQGIFMMEIPQDILDKNKYYRQQAATIIQRLEKGKPLTDAPNLTSLLTEINQTCENVNQWLFDECHQAINDGKTVAVIGGDHASPLGYMQTLANNYSSYGILHIDAHADLRNAYEGFEFSHASIMYNAMKLPQISKLVQVGLRDICQDEVETINQSNNRIVAYYDPIIKQKLYSGTTWIDLCKEIVSNLPEYVYISFDADGLDPKLCSNTGTPVPGGLELEQAFCLIREVVNSGRKIIGFDVCEVGDAEWDGNVGARVVLKLAYLMDLSQ from the coding sequence ATGAACAACCCAATTCAAAACTATAACCCCAGCGATGTCGGACAAATAAACGGTAATATCTTTGGTTTACCCTTCGATTACACTACCGCAAATTTAATCATTATTCCCGTACCTTGGGAAGTCACGGTTTCTTATGGTGCTGGTACAGCTAACGCACCTCAAAGAATTCTCGATGCTTCACCACAGTTAGATTTATTTGATTTTGATAATCCCGATGGGTGGAAGCAGGGAATTTTTATGATGGAAATACCTCAAGATATTTTAGATAAAAATAAGTATTACCGACAGCAAGCAGCAACAATTATTCAACGATTAGAAAAAGGTAAACCATTAACAGATGCACCTAATTTAACATCGCTACTTACGGAAATTAACCAGACTTGTGAAAATGTAAATCAGTGGTTATTCGATGAATGTCACCAAGCAATTAACGATGGTAAAACCGTTGCAGTCATTGGTGGCGACCATGCTTCACCTTTGGGTTATATGCAGACTTTAGCAAATAATTATTCAAGCTATGGCATTTTACACATCGATGCTCATGCCGATTTACGTAATGCTTATGAAGGTTTTGAATTTTCTCATGCTTCGATTATGTACAACGCGATGAAATTACCGCAAATTTCAAAGTTAGTTCAAGTTGGTTTGCGAGATATTTGTCAGGATGAAGTTGAAACTATTAACCAATCCAACAATAGAATAGTTGCTTATTACGACCCAATTATTAAACAAAAGCTGTATTCTGGAACTACTTGGATTGATTTATGTAAGGAAATTGTTAGTAATTTACCCGAATACGTTTATATTAGCTTTGATGCCGATGGTTTAGACCCCAAACTATGTTCAAATACTGGAACTCCGGTTCCTGGAGGTTTGGAATTGGAGCAAGCTTTTTGTTTGATTAGAGAAGTAGTAAACAGCGGTAGAAAAATTATTGGTTTTGACGTTTGTGAGGTTGGTGATGCTGAATGGGATGGGAATGTTGGCGCGAGAGTGGTTTTGAAATTGGCTTATTTGATGGATTTATCGCAGTAA
- a CDS encoding zinc-dependent peptidase, which translates to MLQPIIFLLIIIIISIAILLSPTLIKQKRKQIKNHPFPPLWNSIIENNLPIYPHLFPTERRRLQGHIQVFLAEKQFIGCNGLQVIEEMKVIIAAVACLLLLNERGKYFPKLRSILIYPTAYFTKETTVNGKYVVEEKPVVRLGESWSKDQLILSWQHVKQDTQNWKDGQNIILHEFAHQLDQEEGKVEGVPILQKNSDYSNWSKVMTQEYNQLCNDVEQGRKTVMYSYGATRPAEFFSVATETFFEKSQQLLNKHPELYQLLQNYYKLDPVQWVIKDN; encoded by the coding sequence ATGCTCCAACCAATAATATTCCTACTAATAATCATAATAATCTCCATCGCAATCCTACTCAGCCCCACCTTAATCAAACAAAAAAGAAAACAAATAAAAAACCATCCCTTTCCACCACTTTGGAATTCCATTATTGAAAATAATCTCCCAATCTATCCTCATCTTTTCCCCACCGAAAGACGAAGACTCCAAGGACATATTCAAGTATTTTTAGCCGAAAAACAATTTATCGGTTGCAATGGATTACAAGTAATAGAAGAAATGAAAGTAATTATTGCTGCTGTTGCTTGTTTACTTCTGCTTAACGAACGAGGAAAGTACTTTCCTAAATTGCGCTCTATTCTAATTTATCCCACAGCTTATTTTACAAAAGAAACCACCGTTAACGGGAAATATGTAGTTGAAGAAAAACCGGTTGTCAGATTAGGAGAATCTTGGAGTAAAGACCAATTAATATTATCTTGGCAACACGTAAAACAAGATACTCAGAATTGGAAAGATGGGCAAAATATTATATTACATGAATTTGCTCATCAATTAGACCAAGAAGAAGGGAAAGTTGAAGGAGTTCCAATTTTACAAAAAAATTCGGATTATTCTAATTGGTCAAAAGTAATGACACAAGAATATAACCAATTATGTAACGATGTGGAACAAGGAAGAAAAACCGTAATGTATAGTTATGGTGCAACTCGTCCAGCAGAATTTTTCTCAGTTGCAACCGAAACGTTTTTTGAAAAATCGCAGCAGTTATTAAATAAACATCCAGAGCTTTATCAATTATTACAAAATTATTATAAATTAGACCCTGTGCAGTGGGTTATTAAAGATAATTAG
- the ilvA gene encoding threonine ammonia-lyase, biosynthetic, whose amino-acid sequence MLCDYLVQILTARVYEVAQETPLEIAPLLSNRLNNKLLLKREDMQSVFSFKLRGAYNKMANLTPEMLEQGVIAASAGNHAQGVALAASELGTRAIIVMPKTTPQVKVDAVKARGGEVILHGDNYDDACGYARELGTQKNLTFIHPFDDPHVIAGQGTIGMEILRQYQKPIHAIFVAIGGGGLIAGIGAYVKRLRPEIKIIGVEPIDADAMYQSLQLGQRVRLSQVGLFADGVAVRQVGEETFKLCQHYVDDIIRVTTDDTCAAIKDVFQDTRSIVEPAGGLAIAGAKAYVEREGIEGETLVAIACGANMNFDRLRFVAERAEFGERREAIFAVTIPEKPGSLHKFCECIGKRNLTEFNYRIASEKEAQIFVGVQIQNRADGVKIAETITNCGFPIIDLTDDELTKMHLRHMVGGRSPLAHNELLYRFEFPERPGALMQFVGSMSPNWNISLFHYRNNGSDYGRIVVGMQVPPEEMEEWQAFLDTLGYQYWDENKNPAYKLFLG is encoded by the coding sequence ATGCTTTGCGACTACCTCGTACAAATCCTGACAGCTCGCGTATACGAAGTTGCTCAAGAAACTCCTTTAGAAATCGCTCCTTTACTCTCAAATCGCTTAAATAACAAGCTTTTGCTCAAACGCGAAGATATGCAATCGGTGTTTTCTTTTAAACTCCGGGGTGCTTACAACAAAATGGCAAACCTTACACCGGAAATGCTGGAACAAGGTGTCATTGCTGCTTCTGCGGGAAATCACGCTCAAGGTGTGGCTTTAGCTGCTTCTGAATTGGGTACTCGTGCAATAATTGTGATGCCGAAAACTACGCCCCAGGTAAAGGTTGATGCTGTCAAAGCGCGGGGTGGTGAGGTGATTTTGCATGGCGATAATTACGATGATGCTTGCGGATATGCTCGTGAATTGGGAACACAAAAGAATTTAACGTTTATCCATCCTTTTGATGACCCCCATGTAATAGCTGGACAAGGTACGATTGGGATGGAAATTTTACGCCAATATCAAAAGCCCATCCATGCAATTTTTGTTGCGATTGGTGGGGGTGGTTTGATTGCGGGGATTGGTGCTTATGTGAAGCGGTTACGTCCGGAAATCAAGATTATTGGGGTTGAACCAATCGATGCCGATGCTATGTATCAATCTTTGCAGCTTGGGCAGCGGGTACGGTTGTCTCAGGTGGGTTTATTTGCCGATGGTGTTGCGGTGCGACAAGTTGGGGAGGAAACCTTTAAGCTTTGTCAGCACTATGTTGATGATATTATTCGGGTGACTACTGACGATACCTGTGCGGCAATTAAAGATGTGTTTCAGGATACTCGCTCTATAGTGGAACCTGCCGGGGGATTGGCGATCGCTGGAGCGAAAGCTTATGTCGAAAGAGAAGGAATTGAAGGTGAAACTTTAGTCGCTATAGCCTGCGGTGCGAACATGAATTTTGACCGTTTGCGCTTTGTTGCGGAGCGTGCGGAATTTGGTGAGCGAAGGGAAGCTATTTTTGCGGTAACAATTCCGGAGAAACCAGGAAGTCTGCACAAGTTTTGCGAATGCATCGGTAAGCGTAATTTAACAGAATTTAATTATCGCATTGCTTCGGAGAAGGAAGCGCAAATTTTCGTGGGCGTGCAAATTCAAAATCGTGCAGATGGTGTAAAGATAGCTGAAACTATTACCAATTGCGGTTTCCCAATCATAGACTTAACCGACGACGAATTAACGAAAATGCATCTTCGCCATATGGTAGGTGGGCGTTCTCCCTTGGCTCACAATGAGTTATTATATCGGTTTGAATTTCCCGAACGTCCTGGTGCATTAATGCAGTTTGTAGGTTCAATGAGTCCTAATTGGAATATCAGTTTATTTCACTATCGTAATAACGGTTCTGACTACGGCAGAATAGTTGTAGGAATGCAGGTTCCACCGGAAGAAATGGAAGAATGGCAGGCATTTTTGGATACTTTAGGTTATCAATATTGGGATGAAAATAAAAATCCTGCTTACAAATTGTTTTTGGGGTAA
- a CDS encoding glycosyltransferase family 4 protein, which produces MKVSLVVSDLSEGGTLRAFLLAQVLKSLNHTVEIVGFIYGKEIITAPPSGMSIVSVPGKNYPGFLSSAKELLQKLDGDIIYVCKPKPRSFGIGLLKKISGNRPLFLDIDDWELSWHGGYEFKYRPSFKQLYRDIFKQNGALKFPDHPLYVQWMEKLVAMADVVTVDTQFLQQRFGGIYLPNGKDTELFNPDKYNTTASKERYGLSEYRVLMFPGAPRPHKGVEDVLIALDKLNEPDLKLVIVGSNPYDDYDKKLIEKWGHRILKLSKFPVETMPEVLAAADIVVVPQRKNYTTLAQFPLKLTDGMAMAKPILSTKVGDIPEILGDTGYLVEPDSPDEIAEQIKLIFDNLESAKEKARKARERCVEKYSVKAMKPILESVISRF; this is translated from the coding sequence GTGAAAGTATCATTAGTTGTTAGCGACTTATCAGAAGGCGGAACTCTCCGGGCTTTTTTATTAGCTCAAGTTTTAAAAAGCCTTAATCATACAGTAGAAATTGTTGGGTTTATTTACGGTAAGGAAATTATTACAGCACCGCCTTCTGGAATGAGTATTGTTTCCGTTCCTGGTAAAAATTATCCTGGTTTTTTATCATCAGCGAAAGAACTATTACAAAAGTTGGATGGAGATATTATTTATGTATGTAAACCCAAACCTAGAAGTTTCGGTATTGGATTGCTGAAAAAAATTAGTGGCAATCGTCCTTTATTTTTAGATATTGATGATTGGGAATTAAGCTGGCATGGTGGTTACGAATTTAAATATCGTCCTAGTTTTAAACAACTATATCGAGATATTTTTAAGCAGAATGGTGCATTGAAATTTCCCGACCATCCGCTGTACGTGCAATGGATGGAAAAGTTAGTTGCAATGGCTGATGTAGTCACTGTAGATACTCAATTTTTACAGCAAAGATTCGGTGGTATTTATCTACCTAATGGTAAAGATACAGAACTATTTAATCCAGATAAATACAATACCACAGCTAGTAAAGAACGTTACGGTCTTTCGGAATATAGAGTTTTGATGTTTCCTGGGGCACCAAGACCTCATAAAGGTGTAGAAGATGTATTAATAGCTTTAGATAAATTAAATGAACCGGATTTAAAATTAGTTATTGTAGGAAGTAACCCTTACGATGATTACGATAAAAAGCTAATTGAAAAATGGGGACATAGGATTCTTAAATTATCTAAATTTCCTGTGGAAACTATGCCAGAAGTTTTAGCTGCTGCTGATATTGTTGTGGTACCGCAAAGAAAGAATTACACAACTTTAGCTCAATTCCCTCTCAAATTAACAGATGGAATGGCAATGGCAAAGCCAATATTATCGACAAAAGTAGGAGATATTCCTGAAATTTTAGGTGATACTGGTTATTTAGTTGAACCAGATTCTCCTGATGAAATTGCCGAGCAAATCAAGTTGATATTTGATAATTTAGAATCGGCGAAGGAGAAAGCTAGAAAAGCAAGAGAAAGATGTGTTGAAAAATATAGCGTGAAAGCGATGAAGCCGATTCTTGAATCTGTTATTTCGCGGTTTTGA
- a CDS encoding aldo/keto reductase, which produces MKTIHLSSGIEIPALGQGTWRMGEDSSQKDAEIAALRLGLDMGMTLIDTAEMYGEGGAEEVVGEAIKNRRQEVYLVSKVYPHNASLKGAIAACERSLKRLKTDCIDLYLLHWRSSIPLSETLEAFESLKQAGKIRDYGVSNFDADEMKKAIKLPYGNQIATNQVLYNLARRGIEWDLLPWSRQHNIPIMAYSPIEQKGILKNSQLKSVASRHNATPAQVGLAWLLQQEGIIAIPKASNPEHVKENSVALDIQLTQEDLTELDKAFPPPNRKMSLAIR; this is translated from the coding sequence ATGAAAACAATACATCTATCATCGGGAATAGAAATTCCAGCTTTAGGGCAGGGAACTTGGCGAATGGGTGAAGATAGCAGTCAAAAAGATGCTGAAATTGCTGCTCTGCGTCTCGGTTTAGATATGGGAATGACGCTTATCGACACGGCAGAAATGTATGGTGAAGGTGGTGCGGAAGAAGTTGTTGGTGAAGCTATTAAAAATCGTCGCCAAGAAGTTTATCTTGTAAGTAAGGTGTACCCGCACAATGCTAGTCTAAAAGGCGCGATCGCAGCTTGTGAAAGAAGCCTAAAACGACTCAAAACCGATTGCATTGACCTTTATTTATTACATTGGCGAAGTTCGATACCGCTTTCAGAAACCTTGGAAGCGTTTGAATCGCTCAAGCAAGCCGGGAAAATTCGGGATTACGGTGTAAGTAATTTCGATGCAGATGAGATGAAAAAGGCAATTAAGTTACCTTATGGAAATCAAATTGCCACAAATCAGGTTTTATATAATTTAGCTCGTCGCGGTATTGAGTGGGATTTGCTTCCTTGGAGTCGTCAGCATAATATACCCATCATGGCTTATTCACCGATTGAGCAAAAGGGTATTTTAAAGAATTCACAGTTAAAATCAGTAGCTTCGCGACATAATGCGACTCCCGCACAGGTTGGTTTAGCATGGCTACTTCAACAAGAAGGAATAATCGCGATTCCTAAAGCCAGCAATCCCGAACATGTAAAAGAGAATAGTGTAGCTTTGGATATACAGCTTACTCAAGAAGATTTAACTGAACTCGATAAAGCTTTTCCCCCGCCAAATCGGAAAATGTCCCTTGCAATCAGATAG
- a CDS encoding mannosyl-oligosaccharide glucosidase, translating into MTAEAKRLKQNRERTAYWTRWGPYVSERQWGTVREDYSEDGSAWDYFSHQQSLSRAYRWGEDGIAGICDNHQRLCFALAFWNEKDPIIKEKMFGLSGSQGNHGEDVKEYYFYLDNTPTHSYMKYLYKYPQAEYPYAELVEENQNRGFSDPEYELLDTGIFDEDKYFDIFIEYAKNADEDILVKVTAYNRGSEEKPLHILPTLWFRNIWSWFDDVEKPQLKIYSQNDSYSVIEASHPDLGKRWLYCNNSDELLFTENETNTALLFGKENDSPYVKDGINNYLVNGEKKAVNPNKIGTKFAAHYKLSIPPGESRSIELRLCNSDFLQNPFGEFENIFNQRKQEADEFYHWINPHKMPEEQRQVQRQAFAGMLWTKQFYYYVIEDWLKGDPNSPVPPESRKNARNAEWRHLFNDDIISMPDKWEYPWYAAWDLAFHLVPLAILDPDYAKLQLSRLTREWYMHPNGQIPAYEWAFSDVNPPVQAWAAWQIYTIEQKFWGRKDTEFLERIFQKLLLNFTWWVNREDTQGKNIFEGGFLGLDNIGVFDRSSELPTGGSLEQADATSWMGMYSLGMLHIALELAQERPPYEDVASKFFEHFLYIADAMNNIGDGLSLWDEKDGFYYDAINFPDGGRCLLKVRSLVGLIPLLGVNVIKPETIEKLPGFKKRLEWFIKNRPDLKKNVACMITEGVGAKRLLALCYATPHKDGSNNKLQCLLSCMLDEAEFLSPYGIRSLSKFHQENPFVIHVNGNEYRVDYQPAESTSGMFGGNSNWRGPIWFPINYLLLEALQNFHEYLGDDFKIEFPTGSGNYKNLSEIIIELSKRMTNIFLQDESGKRPVFGGIEKFQNDPHWRDYIYFHEYFHGDNGAGLGASHQTGWTGIVAYMIQLCAESGVR; encoded by the coding sequence ATGACTGCTGAAGCCAAAAGACTCAAACAAAACCGAGAACGCACCGCTTATTGGACTCGTTGGGGTCCCTATGTTAGCGAAAGACAGTGGGGTACGGTTAGAGAAGACTATAGCGAAGATGGTTCGGCTTGGGATTATTTTTCTCATCAGCAATCTTTATCTCGGGCTTATCGTTGGGGGGAAGACGGGATTGCGGGTATCTGCGACAATCACCAGCGTCTGTGCTTTGCTTTGGCTTTTTGGAACGAAAAAGACCCGATTATCAAAGAAAAAATGTTCGGTTTAAGTGGTTCTCAAGGGAATCACGGGGAAGATGTCAAAGAGTATTATTTTTATCTTGATAATACTCCGACTCATTCTTACATGAAGTATTTATACAAGTATCCTCAAGCTGAATATCCTTATGCTGAGTTAGTAGAAGAAAATCAAAATCGCGGTTTTTCAGACCCAGAATATGAGTTGTTAGATACGGGAATCTTTGATGAAGATAAGTATTTTGATATTTTTATCGAATACGCGAAAAATGCTGATGAAGATATTTTAGTTAAGGTAACGGCATACAATCGCGGTTCAGAAGAGAAACCTTTACATATATTGCCTACTCTTTGGTTTCGTAATATATGGTCTTGGTTCGATGATGTTGAAAAGCCACAATTAAAAATTTATTCTCAAAACGATTCTTACAGTGTTATTGAAGCTTCACATCCAGATTTAGGAAAAAGATGGCTGTACTGCAATAATTCCGACGAGTTATTATTTACCGAAAATGAAACTAATACGGCTTTATTATTTGGAAAAGAAAATGATTCCCCTTATGTGAAGGACGGGATTAATAATTATCTGGTGAACGGTGAAAAAAAGGCAGTCAACCCCAACAAAATTGGCACAAAATTTGCCGCGCACTATAAATTATCTATTCCCCCAGGAGAAAGCCGCAGCATAGAATTAAGATTGTGTAATTCTGATTTTTTACAAAATCCTTTTGGCGAATTTGAAAACATTTTTAACCAGAGAAAACAAGAAGCCGATGAATTTTATCATTGGATTAATCCCCATAAAATGCCAGAAGAACAGCGCCAAGTACAGCGACAAGCTTTTGCGGGAATGCTCTGGACTAAGCAGTTTTATTACTATGTAATTGAAGATTGGTTAAAAGGCGACCCTAATAGCCCAGTTCCTCCAGAATCACGCAAAAATGCTAGAAATGCGGAATGGAGACATTTATTTAACGATGATATTATTTCCATGCCCGATAAATGGGAATATCCCTGGTATGCTGCTTGGGATTTAGCTTTTCACCTAGTTCCTTTAGCCATTCTTGACCCCGACTATGCCAAATTACAGCTTTCACGACTAACCCGCGAATGGTATATGCATCCAAACGGACAGATACCCGCTTACGAATGGGCGTTTAGCGATGTCAATCCTCCCGTACAGGCTTGGGCAGCATGGCAAATTTATACCATAGAACAGAAGTTTTGGGGACGTAAGGATACAGAATTTTTAGAACGTATCTTTCAAAAACTATTGCTTAATTTTACCTGGTGGGTTAACCGCGAAGATACCCAAGGTAAAAATATTTTTGAAGGTGGGTTTTTAGGTTTAGATAATATTGGGGTTTTTGACCGCAGTTCGGAATTGCCGACGGGAGGTAGCTTAGAACAGGCAGACGCTACTAGCTGGATGGGAATGTACAGTTTGGGAATGCTGCATATTGCCTTAGAATTAGCCCAAGAGCGTCCGCCTTATGAAGACGTTGCTAGTAAATTTTTTGAACATTTCCTTTATATTGCCGATGCCATGAATAACATCGGTGACGGACTTTCTTTATGGGATGAAAAGGATGGTTTTTATTACGATGCAATTAATTTTCCCGACGGTGGTAGGTGTTTATTAAAAGTGCGCTCTTTAGTTGGTTTAATTCCTTTATTGGGAGTCAACGTTATCAAACCCGAAACTATTGAAAAATTGCCGGGATTCAAAAAACGCTTGGAATGGTTTATTAAAAATCGTCCCGATTTAAAAAAGAATGTAGCCTGTATGATTACAGAAGGTGTGGGTGCAAAAAGACTTTTAGCATTATGTTACGCTACTCCCCATAAAGACGGTAGTAACAACAAGCTACAATGTTTGCTCTCCTGTATGCTTGATGAAGCCGAGTTTCTAAGTCCCTATGGTATTCGTTCGCTTTCAAAATTCCATCAAGAAAATCCCTTTGTAATCCATGTCAACGGCAATGAATATCGAGTAGATTATCAACCAGCCGAATCAACTTCAGGAATGTTTGGTGGTAATTCAAATTGGAGAGGTCCAATTTGGTTTCCAATTAACTATTTATTATTAGAAGCCTTGCAGAATTTCCATGAATATTTAGGAGATGATTTTAAAATTGAATTTCCTACAGGTTCGGGTAATTACAAAAATCTCTCAGAAATCATTATCGAACTATCAAAGCGGATGACTAATATCTTTCTTCAAGATGAATCCGGTAAACGTCCCGTATTTGGAGGTATCGAAAAGTTTCAAAATGACCCTCATTGGCGTGACTATATTTACTTTCACGAATACTTTCACGGCGATAACGGTGCGGGATTGGGTGCTTCTCATCAAACAGGTTGGACGGGAATCGTGGCTTACATGATTCAGTTGTGCGCTGAAAGCGGTGTGAGATAG
- a CDS encoding cupin domain-containing protein: protein MKTIISLLLTLFVSLSAIIYPTLDAAALTSQNILVFHPNYSKTVAVGREIFTYQTFNTYKPFNSNTSQVISKTEITQPSGYEGLLLIKHVLQAPEEIYIIKGDFEFAFSEPEQITKVTEGEIVSIPSGVPFGFKHIGTGEGKVLVVSQSDALPKMLSEVGTLLKDKSKITSKTSKVDINKIVAAAKKNGIEFLN, encoded by the coding sequence ATGAAAACAATAATTTCTCTTCTCTTAACTTTATTCGTATCTCTTAGTGCCATAATTTATCCGACTTTAGATGCCGCTGCCTTAACCTCTCAAAATATATTAGTTTTTCATCCCAACTATAGTAAAACTGTAGCAGTAGGAAGAGAAATATTTACATATCAAACTTTCAATACCTATAAACCTTTTAATAGCAATACTTCTCAAGTTATCTCTAAAACTGAAATAACTCAGCCATCTGGATATGAAGGGTTGCTGTTAATAAAACACGTTCTTCAGGCTCCAGAAGAAATATACATTATTAAAGGAGACTTTGAGTTTGCTTTCTCCGAGCCAGAGCAAATTACTAAAGTGACCGAAGGTGAGATTGTTTCCATTCCTTCGGGTGTTCCTTTTGGCTTTAAACATATTGGCACGGGAGAAGGAAAAGTTTTAGTAGTAAGTCAAAGTGATGCTTTACCTAAGATGCTATCAGAAGTAGGTACTCTCCTAAAAGACAAATCAAAAATTACTTCTAAGACTAGTAAAGTAGATATTAATAAAATTGTCGCGGCTGCCAAGAAAAATGGTATCGAGTTTTTGAATTAA
- a CDS encoding SDR family oxidoreductase — protein sequence MTNLNNKVAIITGSSRGIGKAIATKLASDGATVVINYSHSADKADEAVAQIKQQGGNAISLQADVGKVAEIERLFNQTVSKLGQVDILVNCAGIVIYKPLVEFTEEEFDEIVAVNIKGTYFACQQAVKCMNEGGRIINISSSTTAMMLPTYSAYVATKGAVEQVTRVLAKEVGSRGITVNAVSPGPTDTPLFREGKTEEQINKFGDMAALGRIAEVEDIADIVAFLASDNARWITGQNIRANGGLA from the coding sequence ATGACAAATTTGAACAATAAAGTTGCAATTATCACCGGCTCATCTCGCGGTATCGGTAAAGCGATCGCGACAAAATTAGCTTCAGATGGTGCAACGGTGGTTATCAATTATTCCCACAGTGCGGATAAAGCCGATGAAGCGGTTGCACAAATCAAACAGCAGGGAGGAAATGCAATTTCTCTACAGGCTGATGTCGGTAAAGTCGCTGAAATAGAGCGTTTATTTAATCAGACAGTTAGCAAATTAGGACAAGTCGATATTTTAGTTAACTGTGCCGGTATTGTTATCTATAAACCTTTAGTCGAATTTACAGAAGAGGAATTTGACGAAATAGTTGCTGTTAATATCAAAGGCACTTATTTTGCCTGTCAGCAAGCAGTTAAATGCATGAATGAAGGGGGACGAATCATCAATATTTCTAGTAGCACCACAGCCATGATGCTACCTACTTACAGCGCTTATGTCGCCACTAAGGGAGCGGTGGAACAAGTTACGCGAGTATTAGCCAAAGAAGTAGGAAGTCGCGGGATTACTGTTAATGCTGTTTCTCCGGGACCTACAGATACCCCTTTGTTTAGGGAAGGCAAAACCGAGGAACAAATTAATAAATTTGGCGATATGGCAGCTTTAGGAAGAATTGCGGAAGTAGAAGATATTGCCGATATTGTTGCTTTTCTAGCTAGTGATAATGCACGCTGGATTACCGGACAAAATATTCGTGCAAATGGTGGTTTAGCATAA
- a CDS encoding cysteine hydrolase, whose translation MENAFGLEIPQSLEEICHPNRMAILIYDMQVGIMNQLPKEKTQTITNNILKVLAAARKGGFRVFFCRHLSLPKEVAGVFQLRQAMTWQGTNKIDEFNPWFLRDSDDFQLIPELSPLPSEVIFDKITMSAFEGTFLDIALKDCGIISFAIMGIATEIGIEPTIRHGADRGYIPVIVTDACGAGNDEAGKRSLESIKFTADAVMTEVDTICSLLNPS comes from the coding sequence ATGGAAAATGCTTTTGGTTTAGAAATACCTCAAAGTTTAGAAGAAATTTGTCATCCAAACCGTATGGCTATTTTGATTTATGATATGCAAGTTGGCATCATGAACCAATTGCCAAAAGAAAAAACTCAAACAATTACCAATAATATTCTTAAAGTTCTTGCTGCGGCTCGTAAAGGAGGATTCCGAGTATTTTTCTGTCGTCATCTTTCATTACCAAAGGAAGTTGCCGGAGTTTTTCAACTGCGTCAAGCAATGACTTGGCAGGGAACTAATAAAATTGATGAATTTAACCCTTGGTTTTTAAGAGATTCTGATGATTTTCAACTGATTCCCGAATTATCACCTCTGCCTTCAGAAGTCATTTTCGACAAAATTACCATGTCTGCTTTTGAAGGAACTTTTTTGGATATCGCTTTAAAAGACTGCGGTATTATTTCCTTTGCAATTATGGGTATAGCAACAGAAATTGGTATTGAGCCAACAATTCGTCATGGAGCAGATAGAGGTTATATTCCTGTTATCGTTACGGATGCTTGTGGAGCCGGAAATGATGAAGCAGGCAAGCGTTCTCTAGAAAGTATTAAATTTACTGCCGATGCTGTAATGACAGAAGTTGATACTATTTGCAGTCTTTTAAATCCCTCCTAA